The Struthio camelus isolate bStrCam1 chromosome 5, bStrCam1.hap1, whole genome shotgun sequence genome has a segment encoding these proteins:
- the LOC104141428 gene encoding inositol 1,4,5-trisphosphate receptor-interacting protein-like 1, with protein MAVGIVLVLAMLGIVLQALKVSDQIDLATQQQMQQREEQLSQEMTQLQQQFDHMTEELQNKLLWKDVLLVMWDMGLFGAFAGVLGLLLRLFWMATELDFDESDSSGDESSSSSEHEEEARVNEWDLGRFLMQQMQLPELHLANRCQLVEALVGDLLRACHLISWKTVLPRLQACIGVGSTFEGWSSRGDTVYSLLVPLKPPTGLSFHLELGTGGQLPARHGRVRVELECVCSRQRLLGDVCCFLHPGEAELGGNQGPFLLQYLCSHCYLDVEKTAHWLHLIVMNAWLLLPASHHCQLTVLPSSRSCKLHLENTAGNSLAIDMLLGVQQGDSAVFLTSQEAEAGLSSSTTWLESCAVAEMLFFRFVARHVPRDSCHLTCLQLFAHLLEATALSPYCLKTVLMHLLTVTALSGWHRRDLLQRLDDILHYLHRCLEEKQLHHFLLGNERVPGEVSLPPAFQTASPLNLFQYLAQQPDAHAQALQQFRELQDRLRSLLR; from the coding sequence ATGGCTGTGGGTATTGTCCTCGTCCTGGCCATGCTGGGCATCGTCCTGCAGGCGCTGAAGGTCAGTGACCAGATAGATCTGGCCACgcagcagcagatgcagcagcGTGAGGAGCAGCTGAGTCAGGAGATGactcagctgcagcagcagtttgATCACATGACTGAGGAGCTGCAGAACAAGCTTCTCTGGAAAGACGTGCTCTTGGTCATGTGGGACATGGGGCTGTTTGGGGCCTTTGCTGGAGTCCTTGGGCTGCTCTTGCGGCTCTTCTGGATGGCCACCGAGCTGGACTTTGACGAGTCTGACAGCAGCGGTGATGAGAGCTCCTCCAGCAGTGAGCACGAAGAGGAAGCCCGCGTCAATGAATGGGACCTGGGAAGGTTTCTCATGCAGCAAATGCAGCTGCCAGAGCTGCACCTGGCCAATAGGTGCCAGCTGGTGGAGGCGCTAGTGGGCGACCTGCTCCGCGCCTGCCATCTAATCAGTTGGAAGACGGTTCTGCCACGGCTGCAAGCATGCATCGGGGTGGGCAGCACCTTCGAAGGCTGGAGCTCCCGTGGGGACACCGTCTACAGCCTGCTCGTGCCCCTGAAGCCACCAACTGGGCTCTCCTTCCACCTGGAGCTGGGCACTGGCGGGCAGCTGCCGGCGAGGCACGGCCGTGTTCGCGTGGAGCTCGAGTGCGTGTGCTCGAGGCAGCGGCTGCTGGGCGACGTGTGCTGCTTCTTGCACCCCGGCGAGGCTGAGCTGGGTGGAAATCAGGGCCCTTTCCTCCTGCAATACCTGTGCAGCCACTGCTACCTGGACGTAGAGAAAACCGCCCACTGGCTCCACCTAATAGTCATGAATGCCTGGCTGCTTTTGCCTGCCTCGCACCACTGCCAGCTGACGGTGCTGCCCTCCTCCCGCTCCTGCAAGCTCCACCTGGAAAACACCGCTGGCAACTCCTTGGCCATCGACATGTTGCTTGGGGTGCAGCAAGGCGACTCGGCAGTTTTCCTGACCAGCCAGGAGGCAGAGGCCGgcctcagcagcagcacaacttgGCTGGAGAGCTGCGCTGTTGCAGAGATGCTGTTCTTCAGGTTCGTGGCCAGGCACGTCCCCCGCGACAGCTGCCACCTGACGTGTCTGCAGCTCTTTGCCCATCTCCTGGAGGCCACAGCCTTGTCCCCCTACTGCTTGAAAACTGTGTTGATGCACCTGctcacagtcacagctctgtcAGGCTGGCACAGGCGGGATCTCCTGCAGCGGCTCGATGACATCCTGCACTACCTGCACCGCTGCCTGGAGGAGAAACAGCTGCACCACTTCCTCCTAGGCAACGAGAGGGTGCCCGGGGAGGTGTCCTTGCCACCGGCCTTCCAAACGGCCAGCCCGCTCAACCTCTTCCAGTACCTGGCACAGCAGCCGGATGCCCACGCCCAGGCGCTGCAGCAGTTCAGGGAGCTGCAAGATCGTCTCCGGAGCCTGTTACGATGA